The following are encoded together in the Chromatiaceae bacterium genome:
- a CDS encoding ferredoxin:protochlorophyllide reductase (ATP-dependent) iron-sulfur ATP-binding protein: MGSASRFPTCQSGTPCPDELGVVDFDFDCTDDVGAAKVFAVYGKGGIGKSTTSSNLSVAFSKLGKRVLQIGCDPKHDSTFTLTKRLVPTVIDVLESVNFHPEELRPEDYVYAGYNGVMCVEAGGPPAGTGCGGYVVGQTVKLLKQHSLLEDTDVVIFDVLGDVVCGGFATPLQHAERAIIVTANDFDSIFAMNRIASAILAKSRDYRVRLAGVVANRSAATDEIDRFNDAVGLRRLAHFPDLDVIRRSRLKKSTLFEMDPTPEVESAQAEYLRLAEILWAGTEPLDVAPMRDRDIFDFLGFD; this comes from the coding sequence ATCGGCAGCGCCTCCCGGTTCCCGACCTGCCAGTCCGGCACCCCCTGTCCCGATGAGCTGGGGGTCGTGGACTTTGATTTCGATTGCACCGACGATGTTGGCGCCGCCAAGGTCTTCGCCGTCTATGGCAAGGGTGGCATTGGCAAAAGCACCACCTCCTCCAATCTGTCGGTGGCCTTTTCCAAGCTCGGCAAGCGGGTCCTGCAGATCGGCTGCGACCCCAAGCATGACTCTACATTTACCCTGACCAAGCGTCTCGTGCCCACGGTGATCGATGTCCTGGAGTCCGTGAACTTCCACCCGGAGGAGCTGAGGCCCGAGGATTACGTCTACGCTGGCTACAACGGCGTTATGTGCGTCGAGGCCGGTGGTCCGCCCGCGGGCACGGGTTGCGGCGGCTATGTGGTCGGACAGACGGTCAAGCTCCTCAAGCAGCACTCGCTCCTGGAGGATACGGACGTGGTGATCTTCGACGTCCTCGGGGATGTGGTCTGCGGGGGGTTCGCGACCCCCCTCCAGCATGCCGAGCGCGCCATCATCGTCACCGCCAACGACTTCGATTCCATCTTCGCCATGAATCGCATCGCCAGCGCCATCCTCGCCAAGTCCCGGGATTACCGGGTTCGGCTGGCGGGCGTGGTGGCTAACCGCAGTGCCGCCACGGACGAGATCGATCGGTTCAATGATGCGGTGGGCCTGCGGCGGTTGGCCCATTTCCCGGATCTGGACGTCATCCGGCGCAGCCGGCTCAAGAAGTCCACCCTCTTCGAGATGGACCCGACCCCGGAGGTGGAGTCCGCCCAGGCCGAGTACCTCCGGCTGGCCGAGATCCTGTGGGCCGGCACCGAGCCCCTGGACGTGGCGCCCATGCGCGACCGCGATATCTTTGACTTCCTGGGGTTTGACTGA
- a CDS encoding magnesium protoporphyrin IX methyltransferase, which translates to MADSGYQQRRGQIETYFNRTAAEAWSRLTSDAPVSRIRATVRAGRDRMRDLLLNWLPEDLSGKRLLDAGCGTGALAVEAARRGAQVVAIDVAPTLIELARERIPLDLAPGAVEFRVGDMLDPALGEFDHVVAMDSLIHYHTQDVLAVLSGIGLRTRGSILFTFAPKTPSLTLMHAVGRFFPRGDRAPAIEPVGEADLQRRIAAEPVFAGWRLGRCERVVSGFYTSQALELARR; encoded by the coding sequence ATGGCGGATAGCGGCTACCAACAACGGCGGGGTCAAATTGAGACCTACTTCAACCGCACTGCGGCGGAGGCCTGGTCGCGGCTGACCTCCGATGCCCCCGTCAGCCGTATCCGCGCCACGGTGCGCGCCGGCCGGGATCGGATGCGGGACTTGCTATTGAACTGGCTGCCAGAGGACCTGTCCGGCAAGCGCCTGCTCGACGCGGGCTGCGGGACCGGCGCCCTGGCCGTCGAGGCGGCGCGGCGCGGCGCCCAGGTCGTGGCTATTGATGTGGCGCCGACCCTCATCGAACTGGCGCGCGAGCGCATCCCCCTGGACCTGGCGCCAGGGGCGGTGGAATTCCGGGTGGGGGACATGCTGGATCCCGCCCTGGGCGAATTCGACCACGTGGTCGCCATGGATTCCCTGATCCATTACCACACCCAGGATGTCCTGGCCGTGTTGAGCGGCATCGGGTTGCGTACCCGGGGGTCCATCCTCTTTACCTTCGCGCCCAAGACCCCCAGCCTGACCCTGATGCACGCGGTTGGGCGCTTCTTCCCGCGCGGTGACCGGGCCCCGGCCATCGAGCCGGTCGGAGAGGCGGACCTCCAGCGCCGCATCGCGGCGGAACCGGTATTTGCCGGCTGGCGCCTGGGTCGCTGCGAACGCGTCGTCAGCGGCTTTTATACCTCCCAAGCCCTGGAACTGGCGCGCCGATGA
- a CDS encoding BCD family MFS transporter: MRAQTHDLIQTWMRLGPRLLPFADAATAELPLRRLLRLALFQVSVGMAVVLLTGTLNRVAVVELGVPAWLVSIMVSLPLLFAPFRALVGYRSDTHRSALGWRRVPYIWLGTMLQFGGLAIMPFALLILSGDSHGPAFLGPLGAGLAFLLVGAGLHITQTAGLALATDLAPAESRPRVVALLYVMLLLGMVGSATVFGLLLDDFSQLRLIQIIQGAAALTMMLNLVALWKQEAREPGRTRGLARGQDFGQVWRDYVQGGRTRRMLVALGLGTAGFSMQDILLEPYGGQILGLTVGATTALTALLAGGTLLAFALAARHLGRGGDPYRLSAIGALIGVVAFTLVIFAAPLASALLFRTGAFLIGFGGGLFAVGTLTAAMDQAAEGYHGLALGAWGAVQATAAGLAIALGGVLRDLVAGFAEQGLLGVALNSPATGYGVVYHLEIGLLFATLVAIGPLVGTRQRPVTSMSARFGLADFPG; this comes from the coding sequence ATGAGGGCCCAGACCCACGATCTGATCCAGACCTGGATGCGGCTCGGTCCCCGGCTGCTGCCCTTTGCGGACGCCGCCACGGCGGAGTTGCCCCTGCGCCGGCTGCTGCGGCTCGCCCTCTTCCAGGTCTCCGTGGGCATGGCCGTGGTCCTGCTCACCGGCACCCTCAACCGGGTGGCCGTCGTGGAACTCGGGGTCCCGGCCTGGTTGGTCTCGATCATGGTCTCCTTGCCCCTCCTCTTTGCCCCCTTCAGGGCCTTGGTGGGCTATCGCTCCGATACCCACAGATCCGCCCTGGGCTGGCGCCGGGTACCTTACATCTGGTTGGGCACCATGCTCCAGTTTGGTGGCCTGGCCATCATGCCCTTCGCCTTGCTGATCCTGTCCGGCGACAGCCATGGCCCGGCATTCCTGGGGCCCCTCGGGGCCGGGCTCGCCTTTCTGCTGGTGGGGGCCGGATTGCACATCACCCAGACGGCGGGTCTGGCCCTGGCGACGGACCTGGCGCCGGCCGAATCCCGACCCCGGGTGGTGGCGCTCCTCTATGTGATGCTGTTGCTGGGCATGGTGGGCAGTGCCACGGTCTTTGGGCTGTTACTGGATGATTTCAGCCAATTGCGGCTCATCCAAATCATCCAGGGCGCCGCGGCGCTGACGATGATGCTCAACCTCGTGGCCCTCTGGAAGCAGGAGGCCCGCGAGCCCGGTCGTACCCGGGGGCTGGCCAGGGGCCAGGATTTTGGCCAGGTCTGGCGGGACTATGTGCAGGGGGGGCGCACGAGGCGGATGTTGGTGGCCCTGGGCCTGGGTACCGCTGGCTTCAGCATGCAGGACATTCTCCTGGAGCCCTACGGCGGCCAGATTTTGGGGCTGACGGTCGGGGCCACCACCGCGCTCACCGCCCTGCTCGCCGGCGGGACGCTCCTGGCTTTTGCCCTGGCCGCCAGACACCTGGGCCGGGGGGGGGACCCCTATCGCCTGTCCGCCATCGGCGCCCTCATCGGTGTTGTCGCTTTTACCCTGGTGATCTTCGCCGCGCCCCTGGCCTCCGCGCTGCTCTTTCGCACCGGCGCCTTCCTTATCGGTTTCGGTGGCGGTCTCTTCGCGGTGGGCACCTTGACCGCGGCTATGGATCAGGCGGCGGAGGGCTATCACGGCCTCGCTCTGGGAGCCTGGGGCGCCGTGCAGGCCACCGCCGCTGGCCTTGCCATCGCATTGGGCGGCGTGCTCCGCGACCTGGTCGCGGGATTCGCCGAGCAGGGGCTGCTGGGTGTCGCGCTTAACAGCCCGGCAACCGGCTATGGCGTAGTCTATCATTTGGAAATTGGACTGCTTTTCGCGACCCTGGTCGCAATTGGACCGCTCGTGGGCACCCGCCAGCGGCCCGTGACATCGATGTCAGCGCGTTTCGGCCTAGCCGATTTTCCCGGCTAG
- the puhA gene encoding photosynthetic reaction center subunit H, producing the protein MYTGALTSHLDVAQIVLYAFWLFFAGLIIYLRREDKREGYPLESDRSQIKVVGFPSMPEPKTFLLPHGGGIRTAPRQEAREIVNATPVEPWPGAPLQPNGDPMLAAVGPGASPDRADVPDLTLEGMPKIIPMRVAQEFSVAPRDVDPRGLPVVGADGEVGGIVKDIWVDLSEPQIRYLEVTLAAAEEDALANEQPALIQEVLLPMNFVRVNRKERQIKVASILGRHFAHVPRLSNPEQITLREEDKICAYYAGGTLYAKAERSEPLF; encoded by the coding sequence ATGTACACCGGCGCTTTAACCAGCCATCTTGACGTTGCCCAGATCGTCTTGTACGCCTTCTGGCTCTTTTTCGCGGGGCTTATCATCTATCTTCGCCGCGAGGATAAGCGGGAAGGCTATCCTCTGGAGTCGGACCGCTCCCAGATCAAGGTCGTTGGCTTCCCGTCCATGCCCGAGCCCAAGACCTTCCTCCTGCCCCATGGTGGTGGTATCCGTACGGCGCCGAGACAAGAAGCCCGCGAGATCGTCAACGCTACTCCGGTCGAGCCCTGGCCCGGCGCGCCCCTGCAGCCCAATGGCGATCCCATGCTGGCTGCCGTGGGCCCTGGTGCCTCCCCGGATCGCGCCGATGTGCCGGATCTGACCCTCGAAGGCATGCCCAAGATTATCCCGATGCGGGTGGCGCAGGAGTTCTCGGTCGCTCCGCGGGACGTGGACCCGCGCGGCCTGCCCGTTGTGGGCGCCGATGGCGAGGTGGGTGGCATCGTCAAGGATATCTGGGTCGATCTCTCGGAGCCTCAGATCCGCTACCTCGAGGTGACGCTGGCCGCCGCCGAGGAAGATGCCCTGGCGAACGAACAGCCCGCCCTGATCCAGGAGGTGCTGCTACCCATGAACTTCGTGCGGGTAAACCGTAAGGAGCGTCAGATCAAGGTCGCCTCCATCTTGGGCCGGCACTTTGCCCATGTGCCCCGCTTGTCCAACCCAGAGCAGATTACGCTGCGCGAGGAAGACAAGATCTGCGCCTATTATGCGGGAGGTACCCTCTACGCCAAGGCCGAGCGCTCCGAGCCCCTGTTTTGA
- a CDS encoding PH domain-containing protein codes for MNEYDQEPIPGLPEIPPEGERILWQGAPGWMGLARRAFHVRKVVIYFAVIFVWFLATKLLAGESLVQGVVLGSWLLALALVAIGLLLLLAWANSRATLYTLTNRRVVMRFGVAVSMTINIPFTQIGSAGLRRYEDGTGDITLSLAGRQRVSYLVLWPHVRPWRFGQVEPMLRVVPDAARVADILSGALKALTTPGAEVAPVASPIKGGGADPSAPDLSAVTSA; via the coding sequence GTGAACGAGTACGACCAAGAGCCGATTCCTGGTCTGCCGGAGATCCCTCCCGAAGGGGAGAGGATCCTCTGGCAGGGCGCGCCAGGCTGGATGGGCCTGGCGCGACGCGCCTTCCATGTGCGTAAGGTGGTCATCTATTTTGCGGTGATCTTCGTCTGGTTTCTGGCTACCAAGCTCCTGGCGGGGGAATCCCTGGTCCAGGGGGTGGTGCTGGGAAGCTGGCTGCTGGCCCTGGCCTTGGTGGCGATCGGACTACTGCTGCTGCTGGCCTGGGCCAATAGTCGCGCCACCCTCTACACCCTGACCAACCGGCGCGTGGTCATGCGCTTTGGGGTTGCCGTATCCATGACCATTAACATTCCCTTCACCCAGATCGGGTCCGCTGGGTTGCGCCGGTATGAGGATGGGACGGGGGACATCACCCTATCCCTGGCCGGGCGGCAGCGTGTCTCCTACCTGGTGCTCTGGCCGCATGTGCGGCCCTGGCGCTTTGGCCAGGTAGAGCCCATGTTACGGGTGGTACCGGATGCCGCCCGCGTGGCCGATATCCTCTCGGGTGCCTTGAAAGCCTTGACGACCCCTGGGGCCGAGGTGGCCCCGGTGGCCAGCCCCATCAAGGGAGGAGGGGCCGACCCTTCGGCACCGGATCTGTCCGCGGTAACTTCCGCATGA
- a CDS encoding phosphonoacetaldehyde hydrolase, whose protein sequence is MSESLNQQPFPRGALIGAAALIGFSLLAVTLARLVGLERGGEPLAPVVESRELRFADRGDGAVLVYEGQGDEVVDLVPPGSGGFVRGVLRALARERRSHGDQEAAVPFRLSRLADGRVTLEDLSTGRLIDLRAFGPTNEEAFTRLLDDGEPAP, encoded by the coding sequence GTGAGTGAATCCCTGAACCAACAGCCCTTTCCCCGTGGTGCCCTGATCGGCGCGGCGGCCCTGATTGGCTTTTCCCTCTTGGCGGTCACCCTGGCCCGGCTTGTTGGATTGGAAAGGGGCGGGGAGCCCCTGGCCCCCGTCGTTGAATCCCGGGAACTGCGCTTCGCGGACCGTGGAGATGGCGCGGTTCTGGTTTATGAGGGTCAGGGCGACGAGGTCGTGGACCTGGTGCCACCCGGCAGCGGCGGCTTTGTGCGGGGTGTGCTCCGCGCCCTGGCGAGGGAACGTCGCAGTCATGGGGATCAGGAGGCAGCCGTGCCTTTTCGGCTTAGCCGGCTCGCCGATGGTCGAGTCACCCTGGAAGACCTCTCGACGGGGCGACTCATCGATCTCAGGGCCTTCGGACCCACCAACGAAGAGGCCTTTACACGGCTATTGGATGACGGGGAACCTGCCCCATGA
- a CDS encoding DUF3623 domain-containing protein produces the protein MIDYVIPVLYTLFVWWLTTGVLLYLHRLPARTYRRSMLGMMVIAGAALFGHALASLGTEPSDAYLAFSCALVLWGWLELGYFTGFLVGPHCDPCPEGCSGRRRFWLAMRTGLYLEIGIIVTAAVLVVAAWEAPNQVGVWSFLVLWLMRLSAKLNLFLGVPNLHDHWLPEHMRFLSTYMIRRPMNLLFPLSITAATLVLGLLVQIASQPEMGNFQRIGLMLVSTLLALGILEHWFLVLPFSEEVIWRWAMKGKQPGTLANGLPVPAPIEAGSGCDARFLKSGPECSSCPSPVIIPEPAPKGCAGP, from the coding sequence ATGATCGATTATGTGATTCCCGTTTTATACACCCTCTTCGTCTGGTGGCTGACCACGGGTGTCCTGCTGTATTTACACCGCCTGCCGGCGCGGACCTACCGCCGGAGCATGCTGGGTATGATGGTGATCGCGGGGGCCGCCCTCTTCGGCCATGCCCTTGCCAGCTTGGGGACCGAGCCCAGTGACGCCTACCTCGCCTTTTCCTGCGCCCTGGTCCTGTGGGGGTGGCTGGAGTTGGGTTATTTCACGGGATTCCTGGTGGGGCCCCATTGCGATCCCTGCCCCGAGGGCTGTAGCGGTAGGCGCCGGTTTTGGCTGGCGATGCGTACCGGCCTCTACCTGGAGATCGGCATTATCGTCACCGCCGCCGTGCTGGTGGTCGCCGCCTGGGAGGCGCCAAATCAGGTGGGCGTATGGAGTTTCCTGGTGTTGTGGTTGATGCGATTAAGCGCCAAGCTCAACCTCTTCCTCGGAGTCCCGAACCTCCACGACCATTGGTTGCCCGAGCATATGCGGTTCCTTTCGACCTATATGATCCGGCGTCCCATGAATCTCCTCTTCCCCCTCTCCATCACCGCCGCGACCCTGGTTCTGGGACTTTTGGTCCAGATCGCATCCCAGCCGGAGATGGGGAATTTCCAGCGGATTGGGCTCATGCTGGTATCTACCCTCCTGGCGTTGGGCATCCTGGAACACTGGTTCCTGGTGCTGCCCTTCTCCGAGGAGGTGATCTGGCGCTGGGCCATGAAGGGCAAGCAACCAGGCACGTTGGCGAATGGGCTACCGGTCCCGGCACCCATCGAGGCCGGGTCGGGATGCGATGCCCGCTTCCTGAAGTCCGGGCCCGAATGTTCATCCTGCCCGAGTCCGGTGATCATCCCGGAACCCGCGCCCAAGGGTTGCGCTGGCCCATGA
- the hemN gene encoding oxygen-independent coproporphyrinogen III oxidase: MNLSILDEIPPGLIDRYLGATVDHATAGEVEVKVNGIGPDEYARTLRNIGVGSNQSLALYLHVPFCAVRCHFCACNTNVTHDAEQIDDYLDTLAREMDLVVATLGEGRQVRQLHVGGGTPNHLSDEQLVRLVEIVHQHFQIAEDACVCIECNPRRASARQMELLQGLGFGWISLGVQDLSLEVQRAIGRIQSEAVIRDVCQMAREVGFQNINIDLIHGLPDQTDKALASTLEQVISLRPDRIRCFSYAHAPARRPNQLAINSQSLPSPTEKISLFGRVVKELTQAGYTWIGADCFAGPRDEWTLAQAEGRLRRNSMGYTAAPTDYQLACGPHGLGEVGSLFVQNEPSLAGWTRAVMAGRLPIAWGHRLGDEDFRRRRVYEHLLCNLVLPASTAKTLGADLESLGRCADDGLLEMNAEGIRVTERGRFFLESLCSQHASSLDWDSAPWLFPKSR; encoded by the coding sequence ATGAACCTATCCATCCTCGACGAGATTCCTCCCGGCCTGATTGACCGGTATCTGGGCGCCACGGTCGACCATGCCACCGCGGGGGAGGTGGAGGTCAAGGTCAACGGGATCGGGCCCGATGAGTACGCCCGGACGCTTCGTAACATCGGCGTCGGTAGCAATCAGTCCCTGGCCCTCTACCTCCATGTCCCCTTCTGCGCGGTACGCTGCCACTTCTGCGCCTGCAACACTAATGTCACCCATGATGCCGAGCAGATAGATGATTACCTGGATACCCTGGCACGGGAAATGGACCTGGTCGTCGCCACCCTCGGCGAGGGTCGCCAGGTACGCCAGCTCCATGTCGGGGGTGGAACGCCCAACCACCTGAGTGATGAGCAGTTGGTCCGCCTGGTGGAGATTGTCCATCAGCATTTCCAGATCGCCGAGGATGCCTGTGTCTGTATCGAGTGTAACCCGCGAAGAGCCTCCGCCAGACAGATGGAACTGCTCCAGGGTCTCGGATTCGGCTGGATCAGTCTGGGCGTCCAGGATCTGTCACTGGAGGTGCAGCGGGCGATTGGCCGCATCCAGTCCGAGGCCGTCATCCGGGACGTTTGCCAGATGGCTCGCGAGGTGGGTTTCCAAAACATTAACATCGACCTGATTCATGGCCTCCCGGATCAGACGGATAAGGCCCTGGCCAGCACTCTGGAGCAGGTCATCTCCCTGAGACCCGACCGTATCCGGTGCTTCAGCTATGCCCATGCCCCCGCCCGGCGTCCTAACCAATTGGCCATCAACTCCCAGTCGCTACCGAGCCCGACCGAGAAAATCTCCCTTTTCGGCCGCGTGGTGAAGGAACTCACCCAGGCGGGCTATACCTGGATAGGCGCGGACTGTTTTGCCGGCCCGCGGGACGAATGGACCCTTGCTCAGGCCGAGGGCCGCCTGCGCCGCAACAGCATGGGCTATACCGCCGCGCCGACCGATTATCAGCTAGCCTGCGGTCCTCATGGCCTCGGCGAAGTCGGGAGCCTCTTTGTTCAAAATGAACCCAGCCTGGCCGGCTGGACGCGGGCGGTCATGGCCGGGCGCTTGCCGATTGCCTGGGGCCACCGCCTTGGCGATGAAGACTTTCGGCGCCGCCGTGTCTATGAACATCTCCTCTGTAATCTGGTCCTGCCCGCCAGTACCGCCAAGACCCTTGGCGCGGATTTGGAGAGCTTGGGGCGCTGCGCGGACGACGGTCTGCTGGAGATGAACGCCGAAGGCATCCGGGTAACCGAACGCGGTCGCTTCTTTCTGGAATCCCTTTGTTCACAACATGCCAGCTCGCTGGATTGGGATAGCGCTCCATGGCTATTCCCGAAATCGCGATGA
- the bchJ gene encoding bacteriochlorophyll 4-vinyl reductase, with translation MSQTPAAHRIGPNAITRVAEVLREDYPESEVERLFALAEIAGYLAEPPQKMVDERDVTRLHGVLRTELGVEIALRLARGAGVRTGDYLLAHRIPAGVQVLLSWLPARLASRVLLGAIQRHAWTFAGSGVLGVRKAFPPRLSIAGCCICHGAQSPMPLCDFYAAAIERLFQKLVKPRARVTEITCQAMGADACTFEVLW, from the coding sequence ATGAGCCAGACCCCGGCGGCACATCGCATCGGCCCCAACGCCATCACCCGGGTAGCGGAGGTGCTGCGCGAGGATTACCCCGAGTCGGAGGTTGAGCGGCTTTTTGCCCTCGCGGAAATCGCCGGCTACCTCGCGGAGCCCCCCCAGAAGATGGTTGACGAGCGGGATGTAACGCGCCTCCACGGGGTCCTGCGCACCGAATTGGGCGTGGAGATTGCCTTGCGGTTGGCCCGAGGCGCGGGGGTGCGAACGGGCGACTACCTTCTGGCGCACCGGATTCCCGCCGGCGTCCAGGTCCTCCTGTCCTGGCTACCTGCCCGACTGGCCAGCCGGGTACTGCTCGGCGCCATCCAGCGTCATGCCTGGACCTTCGCCGGGAGCGGCGTGCTGGGGGTGCGCAAGGCCTTTCCCCCCCGGCTTTCCATCGCGGGTTGCTGCATTTGCCATGGGGCCCAGTCCCCCATGCCCCTCTGCGATTTCTATGCCGCCGCGATCGAGCGGCTCTTCCAAAAGCTCGTCAAACCCCGCGCCCGGGTGACCGAAATCACCTGCCAGGCCATGGGGGCCGACGCCTGCACCTTCGAGGTGCTTTGGTAG
- a CDS encoding AMP-binding protein, with protein sequence MTALVAGPVRWDYAELAARASRRAQWLSAQGLVAGQVVWVSEAPVLDLLVMQHALALLGCGLLPLSPQAGMDRDPSVARSAGVEWRWQPGADEGGDLIPTGFGAASPPGPGDARPALVIQTSGSGGAPKAVMLTAANVLASAALANQQLGLVAGDCWLSCLPRSHVGGLMIGYRCALAGASLLLHERYDAANLAYDLERQRVTHLSLVPPMLARLLAMRERPPPCLRVLLVGGQALSGALARQAIAAGWPLYLSYGMTETASLVAASPCLRAVPEPGLVGPALPGIQLRCAGTPTSPGRIAIRGPVVMAGYAEAGRRPGVGLEDGWFLTNDLGYLTARGEVAVLGRADEVLVIGGEAVLPARVEDQMMSAPGLEAVVVVALGDPVWGYRLVAAYVGVMAPDALAGWCREHLADRERPRDYRRFTRLPTTPSGKPERGRIKSLILGETS encoded by the coding sequence ATGACGGCGCTGGTTGCGGGCCCGGTGCGCTGGGACTATGCCGAGCTGGCGGCCCGGGCCTCGCGTCGCGCCCAATGGTTGAGCGCCCAGGGCCTGGTTGCTGGCCAGGTAGTGTGGGTGTCCGAGGCGCCGGTGCTGGACCTGCTGGTCATGCAGCATGCCCTGGCCCTTCTCGGCTGCGGCCTGCTCCCCCTCTCCCCTCAAGCTGGAATGGATCGCGACCCGTCCGTGGCGCGGTCGGCGGGGGTGGAGTGGCGCTGGCAGCCTGGGGCGGATGAGGGTGGCGATTTGATTCCCACCGGTTTCGGCGCGGCCTCCCCACCGGGGCCAGGCGATGCACGTCCCGCCCTGGTGATCCAGACAAGCGGCAGCGGTGGGGCGCCCAAGGCGGTGATGCTGACCGCCGCCAACGTCCTGGCCTCCGCCGCCCTGGCCAACCAACAACTGGGGCTGGTAGCGGGGGACTGCTGGCTCTCCTGCCTGCCCCGGAGCCATGTGGGCGGCCTCATGATCGGCTACCGATGCGCTCTGGCGGGGGCCAGCCTCCTGCTTCACGAGCGGTATGATGCCGCTAACCTGGCTTATGACCTGGAGCGCCAGCGGGTCACCCACCTGTCCCTGGTTCCCCCCATGCTCGCCCGACTCCTGGCCATGAGGGAGCGGCCGCCGCCCTGTCTGCGTGTCCTCCTGGTGGGCGGTCAGGCGCTGAGTGGCGCCTTGGCGCGCCAGGCCATCGCCGCCGGCTGGCCGCTGTACCTCTCCTATGGGATGACGGAGACCGCTTCCCTGGTCGCCGCCTCGCCCTGCCTGCGGGCCGTGCCCGAGCCGGGCTTGGTGGGGCCTGCCCTGCCGGGCATCCAGCTCCGGTGCGCCGGCACGCCCACATCGCCCGGGCGGATCGCGATCCGCGGCCCCGTGGTCATGGCCGGTTATGCCGAGGCGGGGCGCCGGCCCGGCGTCGGCCTCGAAGATGGCTGGTTCCTCACCAACGACCTTGGCTACCTCACCGCGCGGGGAGAGGTCGCGGTGCTGGGGCGCGCCGACGAGGTCCTGGTGATCGGGGGCGAGGCGGTACTGCCCGCCCGGGTCGAGGACCAGATGATGTCGGCCCCGGGCCTGGAGGCCGTGGTCGTCGTGGCCCTCGGTGATCCGGTCTGGGGTTATCGCCTGGTCGCGGCCTATGTGGGCGTCATGGCCCCGGACGCCCTCGCTGGCTGGTGCCGGGAGCATCTGGCGGACCGTGAACGCCCGCGCGATTACCGGCGTTTTACCCGGCTCCCCACCACGCCTTCCGGCAAACCCGAGCGGGGCCGGATCAAGTCGCTGATTCTGGGGGAGACTAGCTGA